From Methanobrevibacter sp., a single genomic window includes:
- a CDS encoding TIGR03576 family pyridoxal phosphate-dependent enzyme gives MIVNNSLDEVKKRENSLKVIKNIVIDKGREKLFDLTGLSGGFIASDEELSLLETYIGPAVFEELLQVEGINHMGGEKILPLNRTSSGILATILALVEKDSTVVHYLAKLPAHPSIPRSCEIVGANYEEYDDFNEFNIPENTSLIVITGSTMDHQVIDEDEFKEIISSAHERDIPVLVDDASGARLRTVIFNQEKACDLGADIVITSTDKLMPGPRGGLMAGKEKYLDQIKIKANQFGLEAQPPSILAMVNGLKNFTEDNLLKSFDRKEDLLNLLNENFEMFELTPTGVMVTPEKLASELNAENDLSPDDIAFIFAMILLKDEGIITIPAVSMPGASATIRFDLSTSDAFRLELDELNQKIIDSFNKLSEVVSDKEKCHEIVFE, from the coding sequence ATGATAGTTAACAATTCCCTCGATGAAGTTAAGAAAAGAGAAAACTCTTTGAAAGTTATAAAGAATATCGTAATTGATAAAGGCAGAGAAAAACTTTTTGATTTAACTGGTTTGTCTGGAGGATTTATAGCTTCAGATGAAGAATTAAGTCTTCTTGAAACCTATATTGGGCCTGCGGTATTTGAAGAGCTATTGCAGGTTGAAGGTATAAATCATATGGGCGGGGAAAAGATTTTGCCTCTTAACAGAACATCATCAGGTATATTGGCAACTATTTTAGCATTAGTTGAAAAAGACAGCACTGTTGTTCACTATCTTGCTAAACTGCCAGCTCATCCTTCAATACCTAGAAGCTGTGAAATTGTAGGTGCGAACTATGAGGAATATGATGATTTCAATGAGTTCAACATTCCTGAAAACACATCACTGATTGTAATAACAGGTTCCACAATGGATCATCAAGTTATTGATGAGGATGAGTTTAAAGAAATAATCAGTTCAGCACATGAAAGGGATATTCCGGTTCTTGTTGATGATGCTTCGGGGGCACGTTTAAGAACTGTAATTTTCAATCAGGAAAAAGCATGTGATTTGGGGGCAGACATTGTAATTACAAGTACTGACAAGCTTATGCCGGGACCTAGAGGAGGTTTGATGGCAGGTAAGGAGAAATATCTGGATCAAATCAAAATAAAGGCAAATCAATTTGGTCTTGAAGCACAGCCTCCATCTATTCTAGCAATGGTTAACGGTCTTAAAAATTTCACAGAAGATAATCTCCTTAAAAGTTTTGATAGAAAAGAAGACCTTTTAAATTTGCTCAACGAGAATTTTGAAATGTTTGAATTGACTCCTACCGGTGTTATGGTAACTCCTGAAAAGTTAGCCAGTGAATTAAATGCTGAAAACGATTTATCTCCAGATGATATTGCATTTATCTTTGCAATGATTTTGCTGAAAGATGAGGGCATTATTACAATTCCTGCAGTTTCAATGCCTGGCGCATCTGCAACAATAAGATTTGATCTGTCCACTTCAGATGCCTTCAGATTGGAATTGGACGAGTTAAATCAGAAAATCATTGATTCTTTCAACAAGCTATCAGAAGTAGTTTCAGATAAAGAAAAATGTCATGAAATTGTTTTTGAATAA
- a CDS encoding CatA-like O-acetyltransferase translates to MEKIDLENIINCLFIPWVDFNAITNCVVDGNAIQPLLTWGKMNKDNEISVSITVSHIFVNGHEFGYFFEYLQNTLNNQESIIY, encoded by the coding sequence ATGGAAAAAATAGATTTAGAAAATATTATTAATTGTTTATTCATTCCTTGGGTGGATTTCAATGCTATTACAAATTGTGTTGTTGATGGTAATGCCATACAACCTTTACTAACATGGGGAAAAATGAATAAAGATAATGAAATTTCTGTATCAATAACTGTAAGTCATATTTTTGTTAATGGTCATGAATTTGGATATTTCTTTGAATATTTACAAAATACATTAAATAATCAAGAAAGTATAATCTATTAA
- a CDS encoding zinc ribbon domain-containing protein has translation MCYDDSEEDFICPICGEFIESGEVICPFCGTPL, from the coding sequence ATGTGTTATGATGATTCAGAAGAAGATTTTATTTGTCCGATTTGTGGGGAATTTATTGAATCTGGTGAAGTAATTTGTCCTTTTTGTGGGACTCCTTTATAA
- a CDS encoding FumA C-terminus/TtdB family hydratase beta subunit has protein sequence MIEINVPVKEDLTKLKAGDVISLTGTIFTARDQAHKRLLEEGAPADIENTALFHAGPIITEEDGDYKMVAIGPTTSMRMNPYQADVIAMGPKIIIGKGGMDDTVREALKEHGAVYVVATGGCAALYVDAIEEIENVNWLDLGMPEAMWQLKVKDFGPLIVAMDSHGNSLYDEH, from the coding sequence ATGATTGAAATTAATGTTCCTGTTAAGGAGGATTTAACAAAACTTAAGGCTGGGGATGTAATCAGTTTAACCGGTACAATTTTTACTGCACGTGATCAAGCACATAAAAGACTTCTTGAAGAGGGTGCTCCTGCAGATATCGAGAATACTGCACTGTTCCATGCAGGCCCAATAATAACTGAGGAAGATGGGGATTATAAGATGGTGGCCATTGGTCCTACCACTTCAATGAGGATGAATCCATATCAGGCAGATGTAATTGCCATGGGTCCTAAAATAATCATTGGAAAAGGGGGAATGGACGATACAGTAAGGGAAGCATTAAAAGAGCACGGTGCAGTTTATGTGGTTGCTACTGGTGGCTGTGCAGCATTATATGTTGATGCTATTGAAGAAATAGAAAATGTTAACTGGCTTGATTTGGGAATGCCTGAAGCTATGTGGCAATTAAAGGTCAAGGACTTCGGACCTCTTATAGTGGCTATGGACAGCCATGGAAATAGTTTATATGATGAACATTAA
- a CDS encoding DUF2070 family protein — MSSMSSVAGLSKYLTTLPKTKNAILTMIFISFITGTIYFLINPLYKIGVVEQVIYGGSFGFFVLGISSIISGVIREHGLKKLQGINFKLKHSMFLSLLSMVFICVILILGGIFEILLGQRFLSNILLFGCVLIFGINTLILWSVAKIGFSKSAVVATFQPLLILATYIIFSFLSDMPIFDDTSFTTIALKLVGGSIIFIIAIYSFITVVESPMKKNLGIGVLDLLSLFLAHMNEGSNSLENLFEHMGESISTIVSFISFKKKDSNDLKCLFISPCVHPGPLGDIGGSNMPTILASDYDNFTMVAHGPSTHDFNPVAVKEIDKIKESINRGLEKAEYSSKASVFKRYEHKNVKIGVQFFNKGMVLLSTFAPNGSDDIEFGVGLTMMAQSKSKCEVKDSIIVDCHNSFTPESGEVLPGNDEVFEIIEVIDKIECAKEYSGLKVGCSYVNMEGLDKTNGIGQSGLKTMVVEVNNQRTAYLLFDSNNMEIGFRQEIIEAANDLDIDEIEVMTTDTHYVNTLSRGYNPIGINEREKIIEFAKKSINEAISNLEEVEVATGTEKIENLKTFGPNNSTELISTISSIVAVSKITAPVLFISALLILFVWIFYTGI; from the coding sequence ATGTCAAGTATGAGTAGTGTGGCAGGGTTGTCAAAATATTTAACAACATTGCCGAAAACAAAAAACGCCATTTTAACTATGATTTTTATCAGTTTCATTACTGGAACAATATACTTCCTCATAAACCCGCTTTACAAGATCGGTGTTGTGGAACAAGTAATTTATGGTGGAAGTTTCGGATTTTTTGTCCTGGGAATCAGTTCCATAATAAGCGGAGTCATAAGAGAACATGGATTGAAAAAGTTACAAGGAATAAATTTCAAATTGAAGCATTCAATGTTTCTATCCCTTTTGTCAATGGTATTCATTTGCGTAATATTAATTCTAGGTGGAATTTTTGAAATCCTGTTGGGTCAGAGATTCTTGTCAAACATTCTCCTATTCGGATGCGTTCTTATATTTGGAATAAACACATTGATCCTTTGGAGCGTAGCCAAGATAGGATTTTCCAAGTCTGCGGTTGTGGCAACTTTCCAACCATTATTGATACTGGCCACCTACATCATATTTTCATTCCTATCTGACATGCCAATATTTGATGATACCAGCTTCACTACAATCGCATTAAAACTTGTTGGTGGAAGCATAATATTCATAATAGCCATCTACTCATTCATTACAGTGGTGGAATCCCCAATGAAAAAAAATTTAGGTATTGGGGTTCTTGATTTGTTGAGCCTGTTTTTAGCACACATGAACGAAGGATCAAATTCCCTTGAAAATCTCTTTGAACACATGGGAGAGTCAATCAGTACAATTGTTAGTTTTATAAGTTTTAAAAAGAAAGACTCCAATGATTTGAAATGTCTTTTCATAAGTCCTTGTGTTCACCCTGGACCATTGGGGGACATTGGAGGATCAAATATGCCAACAATATTGGCTAGCGACTATGACAATTTCACAATGGTTGCTCATGGCCCATCAACCCACGATTTTAACCCTGTTGCAGTAAAGGAAATAGACAAGATAAAAGAATCCATTAACAGAGGGCTTGAAAAAGCAGAATACTCATCAAAAGCAAGTGTCTTTAAAAGATATGAACATAAAAATGTGAAGATTGGAGTTCAATTCTTCAACAAGGGAATGGTGCTTTTGAGCACATTTGCACCTAATGGAAGTGACGATATTGAATTCGGAGTCGGCCTTACCATGATGGCTCAAAGTAAAAGCAAATGCGAAGTAAAGGATTCCATTATTGTAGATTGCCATAATTCATTCACTCCCGAAAGTGGTGAAGTATTGCCTGGAAATGATGAGGTATTCGAGATAATTGAAGTTATTGACAAAATAGAATGTGCAAAAGAATATTCCGGACTGAAAGTCGGTTGTTCATACGTCAATATGGAAGGTTTGGACAAAACCAATGGAATTGGACAGAGCGGATTGAAAACCATGGTTGTGGAAGTCAACAATCAGAGAACAGCATATCTCCTGTTTGATTCAAACAATATGGAAATAGGGTTCAGGCAGGAAATAATTGAAGCTGCAAACGATTTGGATATTGACGAGATTGAAGTGATGACCACTGATACCCATTATGTGAATACTTTATCCAGAGGATACAACCCTATTGGAATAAATGAAAGAGAGAAAATTATTGAATTTGCTAAAAAAAGTATAAACGAGGCAATATCTAACCTTGAAGAAGTAGAAGTTGCCACAGGTACTGAAAAAATAGAAAATCTTAAAACATTCGGTCCAAACAATTCAACAGAACTTATTTCAACCATTAGTTCAATAGTGGCAGTAAGTAAAATTACAGCTCCTGTGTTGTTTATATCAGCATTGCTAATATTATTCGTGTGGATTTTCTACACAGGAATTTAA
- the rqcH gene encoding ribosome rescue protein RqcH yields the protein MKTMSNVDIYTITDELNNLLENARVDKSFQPMKDTVVIRFHVPGTGRVDLVMQCGVRMHTSQYPLENPTQPPSFPMLLRKRIKGANVVSVKQHNFDRVVEIKVKKDKYYTIIVELFDKGNIILLDDENNIILPLKRKQWSSRDISSKKEYKFPAERGINPVTVTFDELKELFKNSDSDVVRTLARNGLGSLYAEEIILRAETIDKNDDADKLSDEDIEKLYNSILSIFTDLKNDNFKPQIVKCENKEDVVPLDLDQYKNCEKQYFKNFNEACDEFYSKKINVGIKDVKEATWNKKVGKYEKRLKLQEETVQNFRDTIETCQNKGELIYSNYTSVENLINVVNNARSKDYSYKEIGKTLKKAKNDGMAEAQSYESIDKLGNLTLKFNDTSINIDPHMNVPENAQIYYEKAKKAKRKIKGALIAIENTKKQLEKIRAKKDIEMEKVLYPKKRVKKNLKWYEKLRWFITSDNVLVIGGRDANTNESVVKKYLDNNDIYLHADIHGASSIVVKLEGDEINDNTLQQSASFAASFSSAWSKGFSTQDVYWVHPDQVSKTPQAGEFVAKGSFIIRGNRNYVRGAKVQIAIGIVDYEGKRIMAGPVEALEAHSENFVVLKPGYTKKEAIAKKVLHKINEDDLLTLDDIVRVLPAGKCDIDEEYHQRKKYLDRMKN from the coding sequence ATGAAAACAATGTCAAATGTTGATATTTACACAATAACAGACGAATTGAATAATTTGCTTGAAAATGCAAGAGTGGACAAATCATTCCAACCAATGAAAGATACTGTCGTTATCAGATTTCATGTTCCAGGAACAGGACGTGTAGACCTGGTTATGCAATGTGGAGTGCGTATGCATACAAGCCAGTATCCGTTGGAAAATCCTACACAACCTCCATCATTCCCTATGCTTTTAAGAAAAAGAATTAAAGGAGCAAATGTCGTTAGTGTAAAGCAACACAACTTTGACAGGGTTGTTGAAATCAAGGTTAAAAAAGACAAGTATTACACAATCATCGTGGAATTGTTTGACAAAGGAAACATAATTCTTTTGGATGATGAGAACAACATTATATTGCCCCTTAAAAGAAAGCAGTGGAGCAGCAGGGACATCAGCTCCAAAAAAGAATATAAGTTTCCTGCAGAGCGCGGAATCAATCCCGTCACTGTTACTTTTGATGAACTGAAGGAGCTTTTCAAAAATTCCGATAGTGATGTTGTCCGTACACTGGCCAGGAACGGTCTTGGAAGCCTTTATGCTGAAGAGATAATCTTAAGGGCTGAAACCATTGACAAGAATGATGATGCAGACAAATTATCCGATGAGGACATTGAAAAGCTTTACAACAGCATATTAAGCATATTTACCGATTTGAAGAATGACAACTTTAAACCGCAAATCGTAAAATGTGAAAATAAGGAAGATGTTGTTCCTCTTGACTTGGATCAGTACAAGAATTGTGAAAAACAGTATTTCAAGAATTTCAATGAGGCCTGTGACGAATTTTATTCCAAAAAAATAAATGTTGGAATAAAAGATGTCAAGGAAGCCACATGGAACAAAAAGGTTGGCAAGTACGAGAAAAGATTGAAGCTACAAGAAGAAACAGTTCAAAATTTTAGAGATACAATCGAAACATGCCAGAATAAAGGAGAGCTTATCTATTCTAATTACACATCTGTTGAAAACCTGATTAATGTTGTTAATAATGCTAGAAGTAAGGACTATTCCTATAAGGAAATAGGCAAGACTCTTAAAAAGGCAAAGAATGACGGAATGGCAGAAGCCCAATCATATGAAAGCATCGACAAGCTCGGAAACCTCACACTGAAATTCAATGACACATCCATAAACATTGATCCCCATATGAATGTTCCAGAAAATGCACAGATTTATTATGAAAAGGCAAAAAAAGCTAAAAGAAAAATAAAAGGTGCATTGATAGCTATTGAAAACACCAAAAAGCAATTGGAAAAAATCAGAGCCAAAAAGGACATTGAAATGGAGAAAGTTCTATACCCTAAAAAAAGAGTTAAGAAAAACCTCAAATGGTATGAGAAACTTCGCTGGTTTATTACCTCAGACAATGTGTTGGTAATCGGAGGGCGTGACGCCAACACCAATGAAAGTGTTGTTAAGAAATATTTAGACAATAATGATATTTATTTGCATGCTGATATACATGGTGCAAGTTCAATTGTGGTAAAACTTGAAGGTGATGAAATAAATGACAATACCCTTCAACAATCTGCAAGCTTTGCTGCTTCATTTTCATCTGCTTGGTCAAAAGGTTTCTCTACACAAGACGTATACTGGGTCCATCCAGACCAAGTTTCAAAAACCCCTCAGGCTGGGGAATTTGTAGCGAAGGGTTCGTTTATAATAAGAGGAAATCGTAATTATGTCCGTGGAGCAAAAGTTCAGATAGCTATTGGAATTGTAGACTATGAAGGAAAAAGAATAATGGCAGGACCTGTCGAAGCCCTTGAAGCACACAGTGAAAATTTTGTTGTTCTGAAACCCGGCTATACCAAAAAGGAAGCAATAGCCAAAAAGGTACTTCACAAAATCAATGAAGATGACCTGTTGACTTTAGATGATATCGTAAGAGTGTTGCCAGCCGGAAAATGTGACATTGACGAGGAATATCACCAAAGAAAAAAATATTTGGACAGAATGAAAAACTAG
- a CDS encoding metal-dependent hydrolase has product MEIRWLGHSAFEIITDENVKILIDPFISNNPACSTPVEDLNPDIILVTHGHSDHFGDALEISNTTHAPIAAIHEIALFLSKQGIRNIGVNIGGSFIFRDIKFTMLDARHSGDLDIVEETTPGGVAASFLITLEDGTKIFHAGDTGLFGDMKTIIGEIYKPDIIMVPIGDKFTMGPFEAALATRWIDPKVAIPMHYNTFPPIEQDPAIYANFVNQLNPNIDVVILNPGEYFEYDPKEYEE; this is encoded by the coding sequence ATGGAAATTAGATGGTTAGGCCATTCAGCCTTTGAAATAATAACTGATGAAAATGTTAAAATATTAATTGATCCTTTCATAAGCAATAATCCGGCATGCTCTACTCCAGTAGAGGATTTGAATCCGGACATTATTTTAGTTACCCATGGTCATTCAGATCATTTTGGTGATGCTTTAGAAATTTCAAATACAACCCACGCTCCAATTGCAGCAATTCATGAAATCGCATTGTTCTTGTCAAAACAGGGAATTAGAAATATTGGAGTAAACATTGGTGGCTCATTTATATTTAGGGACATTAAGTTTACAATGTTGGATGCAAGACATTCCGGTGATTTGGATATTGTTGAGGAAACCACACCTGGAGGTGTAGCTGCCAGTTTCCTAATAACTCTTGAGGATGGAACCAAAATATTCCATGCAGGAGACACTGGTTTGTTTGGAGACATGAAAACAATTATTGGAGAAATATACAAGCCAGACATAATAATGGTACCAATTGGAGATAAATTCACAATGGGTCCATTTGAAGCGGCTCTTGCAACAAGATGGATTGATCCGAAAGTTGCCATTCCAATGCATTACAATACATTCCCACCAATAGAACAGGATCCTGCCATTTATGCTAATTTCGTAAATCAGCTTAATCCAAATATTGATGTGGTAATATTGAATCCTGGAGAATACTTTGAGTATGATCCAAAAGAATATGAAGAGTAG
- a CDS encoding class III signal peptide-containing protein, with protein MTILKQTKLDDSGQGAAEYILLFGGVIVIAIFALLIYRHYMTRSETTITAGDDIQDVRTSVDNNRTKWGE; from the coding sequence ATGACTATTTTAAAACAAACAAAATTAGATGACTCAGGACAAGGTGCTGCAGAATACATATTGTTATTTGGCGGAGTGATTGTTATTGCAATATTTGCCCTACTGATATATAGGCATTACATGACAAGAAGCGAAACAACAATAACCGCAGGAGATGATATTCAGGACGTTAGAACTTCTGTAGACAACAACCGTACAAAATGGGGAGAATGA
- a CDS encoding class III signal peptide-containing protein, whose protein sequence is MLDNKGQGSAELILIIGGLIIIILVVANYISAITQETQNNLKNTLKQERDFEINKI, encoded by the coding sequence ATGTTGGATAACAAAGGTCAGGGAAGTGCAGAATTAATATTAATAATTGGAGGGTTAATAATCATTATTTTAGTAGTTGCCAATTACATTTCAGCCATTACGCAAGAAACACAAAATAATTTAAAAAATACGTTAAAACAAGAAAGAGATTTTGAGATAAATAAAATTTAG
- the fwdF gene encoding tungsten-dependent formylmethanofuran dehydrogenase subunit FwdF, protein MFTVKREGEELRVLTHENDNCVGCGICVKVCPTESLRLGPIVPIARGLIDMEKVSVNSNSCVLCGLCSVSCPFDAMFLTIDDENIKDLVNYPNWELASIVNQENCIYCGRCFDVCPQDSILFERQLPSREDLVKGIIEIDDEKCIYCKICAELCPAGAISLECNPEYGNDVLNNVITVDESKCVYCGVCKRACPETAIKTVCSTCMYSDELITPKITGETSIIENDCVYCSWCAEICPQDTITIIKPFTGLIELIETEDAKCKGESCHACRDVCPCNAIEIIDNISVTDPTFCNLCGACVPACPQHIRHIDRTSMKLININSESWNEILNKLLD, encoded by the coding sequence ATGTTCACAGTTAAAAGAGAGGGAGAGGAACTAAGAGTTCTTACTCATGAAAACGATAATTGTGTCGGTTGCGGAATCTGTGTTAAGGTCTGTCCAACAGAATCTTTAAGATTAGGTCCGATTGTACCGATTGCAAGAGGGCTTATTGATATGGAAAAAGTATCTGTAAATAGCAATTCTTGTGTTTTATGCGGTTTATGTTCTGTTTCATGTCCATTTGATGCGATGTTTTTAACTATTGATGATGAAAACATTAAGGATTTGGTTAATTATCCTAATTGGGAATTGGCTTCTATTGTTAATCAGGAAAATTGTATTTATTGTGGAAGATGCTTTGACGTTTGTCCACAAGATTCCATTCTTTTTGAAAGACAATTGCCTTCCAGGGAGGACTTGGTAAAGGGTATTATTGAAATAGATGATGAAAAATGTATCTATTGTAAAATATGTGCAGAATTATGTCCTGCTGGAGCGATTTCCCTTGAATGTAATCCTGAATATGGTAATGACGTATTGAATAATGTTATTACTGTTGATGAGTCCAAATGTGTTTATTGCGGTGTTTGTAAACGTGCTTGTCCTGAAACAGCAATCAAAACTGTATGTTCTACTTGTATGTATTCTGACGAGTTGATTACTCCTAAAATTACAGGTGAGACCAGTATTATTGAAAATGATTGTGTTTACTGTTCATGGTGTGCAGAAATCTGTCCGCAGGACACCATTACAATTATTAAACCGTTTACAGGTTTAATAGAGCTTATTGAAACCGAAGATGCTAAATGTAAAGGCGAGTCCTGTCACGCTTGTAGGGATGTATGTCCATGTAATGCAATAGAGATTATTGATAATATTTCTGTTACTGATCCTACATTCTGCAATTTATGTGGGGCTTGTGTTCCTGCCTGTCCACAGCACATAAGGCACATTGATAGAACATCCATGAAATTAATCAATATCAATTCCGAATCATGGAACGAAATACTAAACAAACTTCTTGATTAG
- a CDS encoding 4Fe-4S binding protein, translated as MAVKIDGDLCGHIQNCPVDGLCIKLCEQDAIIEEDGDVKIVPENCDDCDLCIQNCPNQAISKA; from the coding sequence ATGGCAGTAAAAATAGATGGTGATTTATGCGGACATATTCAAAATTGTCCAGTAGATGGTTTATGTATTAAACTTTGTGAACAAGATGCAATAATTGAAGAAGACGGCGATGTAAAAATCGTGCCTGAAAATTGTGATGATTGCGATTTATGTATTCAAAATTGCCCAAATCAGGCTATAAGCAAAGCATGA
- a CDS encoding phosphopantetheine adenylyltransferase, which yields MNKKVYRKVAVGGTFDKFHEGHKKLLTTAFEIGIEVEIGVTSNAFGGLKGDIDSCKERMANLRSFFSDKSNFHITALDDAYGPTIFDPEFDAIVVSEETEPTAVEINDIRITKGMQPLDIIIVSFVLAEDGNPISSTRIRRGEINKIGKILK from the coding sequence ATGAATAAAAAGGTATATAGGAAAGTTGCCGTTGGAGGAACTTTTGATAAATTTCATGAGGGTCATAAAAAGCTTTTAACAACCGCTTTTGAAATTGGTATTGAAGTTGAAATTGGAGTTACTTCTAATGCTTTTGGTGGTTTGAAGGGAGATATTGATTCTTGTAAGGAAAGGATGGCAAATCTTAGGTCTTTTTTTTCAGATAAGTCTAATTTTCACATAACTGCTTTAGATGATGCTTATGGACCAACCATTTTTGATCCAGAATTTGATGCTATTGTTGTTAGTGAAGAAACAGAACCTACTGCTGTGGAAATCAATGACATTAGAATTACTAAGGGGATGCAACCATTAGATATAATTATTGTTAGTTTTGTTTTAGCTGAGGACGGAAATCCTATTTCTTCTACGAGGATTAGAAGAGGGGAAATTAATAAAATTGGTAAAATATTAAAATAA